In a single window of the Natronosalvus caseinilyticus genome:
- the lysS gene encoding lysine--tRNA ligase, producing MSTEKTASSDGDSGGADGSPASETETESPYTLQREPEEGGDEYHAFWADEVADRIEARDPEEPIVIKGGISPSGVPHLGNMNEIMRGYYVAEVLRERGHEVRQVFTSDDRDPLRKLPRTLCDLEGNLVDLGDVDAGALGRNLGAPYTDIPDPFGCCDSYGDHFSTIIQDSADALEVPIDLVSTTDLYLEGTFDDVVAYVLENRDRAAEVLSQYQDKVDSDGDYVPFNPICSECGKVTETVTGVDLEAGTVDYECTDMEAGDRTISGCGHEGTATFREGKMPWRFEWPGQWQVLGVDFEPFGKDHAEGSWPSGEDIARNFFEIEPPVPMVYEWFTLDGEPFSSSQGNVILVSDVLEVLESEVLRYFFAKDPAKARDFSVERLDLLVDEFDRFEAIYFGEVDASEDERAFAERVYPLVVGSVTGDGDDGDATSANELEARAERIRLPYTFAAVLGMTEDPDLREEIARREGHIPDDAPEWAVEDALARVERARNWARRTENEFDYELKREAVPDHDFDAATEAALEELADFIEEGHGPDEIQGEIYETAKRHDVGVGDFFSAGYRLFFDEEQGPKLGPFLAKVDRAFVVDRLRRER from the coding sequence ATGAGCACTGAGAAGACGGCCTCGAGCGACGGCGACTCCGGCGGGGCCGATGGCTCCCCGGCGAGTGAGACGGAGACGGAGAGTCCGTACACGCTCCAGCGCGAGCCCGAAGAAGGCGGCGACGAGTATCACGCATTCTGGGCCGACGAGGTGGCGGATCGCATCGAGGCTCGAGACCCCGAGGAGCCGATCGTCATCAAGGGCGGCATCTCCCCCTCCGGCGTCCCTCACCTCGGCAACATGAACGAGATCATGCGCGGCTACTACGTCGCCGAGGTCCTCCGCGAGCGCGGCCACGAGGTCCGCCAGGTGTTCACCAGCGACGACCGCGACCCCCTCAGAAAACTCCCGCGCACGCTCTGTGACCTCGAGGGGAACCTCGTCGACCTCGGGGACGTCGACGCGGGCGCACTCGGGCGGAATCTGGGGGCACCCTACACCGACATCCCGGATCCGTTCGGCTGCTGTGACTCCTACGGCGACCACTTCTCGACCATCATTCAGGACAGCGCCGACGCCCTCGAGGTGCCCATCGACCTCGTCTCGACGACCGACCTCTACCTCGAGGGCACGTTCGACGACGTCGTCGCGTACGTCCTCGAGAACCGCGACCGCGCGGCCGAAGTACTCTCACAGTACCAGGACAAGGTCGACAGCGACGGTGACTACGTCCCGTTCAACCCCATTTGCAGCGAGTGCGGCAAGGTGACCGAAACCGTCACCGGCGTCGATCTCGAGGCCGGCACCGTCGACTACGAGTGCACCGACATGGAAGCCGGCGACCGGACGATTTCGGGCTGTGGCCACGAGGGAACCGCCACGTTCCGCGAGGGCAAGATGCCCTGGCGCTTCGAGTGGCCCGGCCAGTGGCAGGTCCTGGGCGTCGACTTCGAGCCCTTCGGGAAGGACCACGCCGAGGGCTCCTGGCCCAGCGGCGAGGACATCGCCCGGAATTTCTTCGAGATCGAACCGCCGGTCCCGATGGTCTACGAGTGGTTCACCCTCGACGGCGAGCCCTTCTCGTCCTCGCAGGGGAACGTGATTCTGGTTTCGGACGTCCTCGAGGTGCTCGAGTCCGAGGTGCTACGGTACTTCTTCGCGAAGGACCCGGCGAAGGCCCGGGACTTCAGCGTCGAACGCCTCGACCTGCTCGTCGACGAGTTCGACCGCTTCGAGGCGATCTACTTCGGCGAAGTCGACGCCAGCGAGGACGAGCGGGCGTTCGCCGAGCGAGTCTATCCGCTGGTGGTCGGCAGCGTTACCGGCGACGGTGACGATGGCGACGCAACCAGCGCCAACGAACTCGAGGCCCGAGCGGAGCGCATCCGCCTCCCCTACACCTTCGCCGCCGTCCTCGGCATGACCGAGGATCCCGACCTGCGCGAGGAGATCGCCCGACGCGAAGGGCACATCCCCGACGACGCCCCCGAGTGGGCCGTCGAGGACGCCCTCGCCCGCGTCGAGCGCGCCCGGAACTGGGCCCGGCGCACCGAAAACGAGTTCGACTACGAACTCAAGCGCGAGGCGGTCCCGGACCACGACTTCGACGCGGCGACGGAGGCGGCGCTCGAGGAACTGGCCGACTTCATCGAGGAAGGCCACGGCCCCGACGAGATCCAGGGCGAAATCTACGAGACCGCGAAACGTCACGACGTCGGCGTCGGCGACTTCTTTTCGGCTGGCTACCGCCTCTTCTTCGACGAGGAACAGGGCCCGAAGCTCGGTCCGTTCCTCGCGAAGGTGGATCGAGCGTTCGTCGTGGATCGGCTTCGACGGGAGCGATAG
- a CDS encoding Coenzyme F420 hydrogenase/dehydrogenase, beta subunit C-terminal domain has product MTEEHDERTTEERDSDVDDTPVYPAVPETDADGDEESVPTASSARIHRPDSEHGTIPADGVGPDGEEPESAAVAAAATAETANEDSSEIRSDGVPASERNGGRPGLRPDGGARPANVDADGTLRDVEFTEPAEGVSQDVDSGAPDERVGVPERVDLDTPGYEIRSEMNDIETPDEKTWFMELDEAVIDDGRCIQCGTCVSACPSDSIDVGDDDLPKLVKMCTGCSLCWDFCPRGGLRYERQWKITGGDDNVSGAGDPITEFSAKVDDDWTGGAQDGGVVTGILATLLEAGEIDGALIATESEEEPWKAESYLATSREDLIENAGTIYNQTLALGNLDLDQWEHKLPDEPWENLSLALVGTPCEIEGIRALQDFEWEYGAQEEGVRAVDYTIALMCTKNFNYYSLMGEHLEEQRGISPDEIGKMDVLQGKLMVYDHDDRMMLEEDIENFHDAALKGCDECADFTGYAADVTVGSVGSADEYSSVIVRTEQGLKAWELTEPILEYHDLEDRSAIGGLQSWDKKKAFESLERPFDPDAPRFIDYADHAEHYGTVLNPHDSGH; this is encoded by the coding sequence ATGACTGAGGAACACGACGAACGGACGACCGAGGAACGGGACAGCGACGTCGACGATACCCCCGTGTACCCGGCGGTCCCCGAGACGGATGCCGACGGTGACGAGGAGTCCGTCCCGACGGCGTCGAGCGCGCGGATCCACCGCCCCGACAGCGAACACGGCACGATTCCTGCCGACGGCGTCGGTCCCGACGGCGAGGAGCCCGAGTCGGCCGCGGTGGCTGCGGCAGCTACGGCGGAAACCGCCAACGAGGACTCGTCGGAGATCCGTTCCGACGGTGTCCCCGCGAGTGAAAGGAATGGGGGCAGGCCAGGGCTTCGACCAGACGGTGGCGCTCGACCGGCCAACGTCGACGCCGACGGCACCCTCAGAGACGTGGAGTTCACCGAACCCGCCGAGGGGGTCAGCCAGGACGTCGACAGCGGCGCGCCCGACGAGCGCGTCGGCGTTCCCGAGCGCGTCGACCTCGACACGCCGGGCTACGAGATCCGCTCGGAGATGAACGACATCGAGACGCCCGACGAGAAGACCTGGTTCATGGAACTGGACGAGGCCGTCATCGACGACGGCCGCTGTATCCAGTGTGGGACCTGCGTCTCGGCCTGCCCGTCCGACTCCATCGACGTCGGCGACGACGACCTGCCGAAACTGGTCAAGATGTGTACCGGCTGTTCGCTCTGCTGGGACTTCTGTCCCCGCGGCGGCCTGCGCTACGAGCGCCAGTGGAAGATCACCGGCGGCGACGACAACGTCTCGGGCGCGGGCGACCCGATCACGGAGTTCTCCGCGAAGGTCGACGACGACTGGACCGGCGGTGCCCAGGACGGCGGCGTCGTCACCGGCATCCTCGCCACCCTGCTCGAGGCCGGCGAGATCGACGGCGCGCTCATCGCCACCGAGAGCGAGGAGGAGCCCTGGAAGGCCGAGAGCTACCTCGCCACCAGCCGCGAGGACCTGATCGAGAACGCGGGCACCATCTACAACCAGACGCTCGCGCTCGGCAACCTCGATCTGGACCAGTGGGAGCACAAGCTTCCCGACGAACCGTGGGAGAACCTCTCGCTGGCGCTCGTGGGCACCCCCTGTGAGATCGAAGGCATCCGTGCGTTGCAGGACTTCGAGTGGGAATACGGCGCCCAGGAGGAGGGGGTTCGCGCGGTGGATTACACCATCGCGCTGATGTGCACCAAGAACTTCAACTACTACAGCCTCATGGGCGAGCACCTCGAGGAACAACGGGGAATCTCGCCCGACGAGATCGGCAAGATGGACGTCCTCCAGGGGAAGTTGATGGTCTACGACCACGACGACCGGATGATGCTGGAGGAGGACATCGAGAACTTCCACGACGCCGCGCTCAAGGGCTGTGACGAGTGCGCCGACTTCACCGGCTACGCCGCCGACGTCACCGTCGGCTCCGTCGGGTCCGCCGACGAGTACTCGAGCGTCATCGTCCGCACCGAGCAGGGGCTGAAAGCATGGGAGCTCACCGAACCAATTCTCGAGTACCACGACCTCGAGGACCGGTCGGCCATCGGCGGCCTCCAGAGCTGGGACAAGAAGAAGGCCTTCGAGAGCCTCGAGCGGCCGTTCGACCCCGACGCGCCGCGATTCATCGACTACGCCGACCACGCTGAACACTACGGCACGGTGTTGAATCCGCACGACTCCGGGCACTGA
- a CDS encoding alpha/beta hydrolase, which produces MSQPIVVPGARDVRATFEEPSSEPTTIVVACPPHPQHGGNRGDRRLVAVSDALVDRGIACLRIDYGEWDEGHGEREDVRNAIRWASPRYDRVGVFGFSFGSGLALLASADDPAVDAVSALAPPSSLGQDLEVVPALASLDIPVQIGYGARDTTVDWEPVVEAATERGDRVLEFSADHFFVGQHESVATEIGDFFAETLE; this is translated from the coding sequence GTGTCACAGCCGATCGTCGTCCCCGGAGCGCGAGACGTCCGGGCCACGTTCGAGGAACCGTCGTCGGAGCCGACCACCATCGTCGTCGCCTGTCCGCCCCACCCCCAGCACGGCGGCAACCGGGGGGACCGCCGTCTGGTCGCCGTCAGCGACGCTCTCGTCGATCGCGGGATCGCCTGCCTGCGGATCGACTACGGGGAGTGGGACGAGGGCCACGGCGAGCGCGAAGACGTCCGGAACGCGATCCGCTGGGCCAGCCCACGATACGACCGCGTCGGCGTCTTCGGCTTCAGTTTCGGCTCCGGACTGGCCCTGCTCGCGAGCGCCGACGACCCCGCCGTCGACGCGGTCTCGGCGCTGGCGCCGCCCTCGAGCCTCGGCCAGGATCTCGAGGTGGTGCCGGCGCTCGCGTCGCTCGATATTCCGGTCCAGATCGGCTACGGGGCCCGGGATACGACCGTCGACTGGGAACCGGTCGTCGAGGCGGCGACGGAGCGGGGCGACCGCGTGCTCGAGTTCTCGGCGGATCACTTCTTCGTCGGCCAGCACGAGTCGGTCGCGACGGAGATTGGCGATTTTTTCGCCGAGACGCTCGAGTGA
- a CDS encoding AbrB/MazE/SpoVT family DNA-binding domain-containing protein — MTDATLDDRGRLTLPKAIRERYGDHYHVVQLHDGIKLIPIEDDPLEALRDEFADVEKTASELREEAREAALEEAGR; from the coding sequence ATGACCGACGCGACGCTGGACGATCGCGGCCGTTTGACGCTCCCAAAGGCGATCCGAGAGCGATACGGTGACCACTATCACGTCGTCCAGCTCCACGACGGAATCAAGTTGATACCGATCGAGGACGATCCCCTCGAGGCGCTTCGAGACGAATTTGCGGACGTCGAGAAAACGGCTAGCGAACTCCGTGAGGAGGCACGCGAAGCGGCGCTAGAAGAGGCTGGACGCTGA
- a CDS encoding site-2 protease family protein: MQPSTVVAFLPISDTLTWILAGIAAYWLAVIALRQRGLLPNYVKTQGPILTIHTKRGRAFLDWLAGPKRLWRAWANFGVGIAIVVMGAMFVFLLTAAFAAANSPQPSSVQQPSNVLVIPGVNEFLPLSATPGIVIGLLVGLVVHEGGHGLLCRVEDIDIDSMGVAMLAVLPIGAFVEPDQESSRAASRGAQTRMFAAGVTFNFAVTILAFALLFGPVVGSIGTAPGAAVGGVAPGSPAEAAGIQPNDRITAVEGQPVESNDDLSETLEAAGSGTVTVELNGDRTEEMDQSLPVTAALEDSPIDIEPGDLILAVDGEPVVTEAGFLEAVGDSEVVDLTIQRDGEERTLEAVPIGSVVQVADDGPLTEAGAPAGERFVITEFDGERTQSYADLESLLGDTDPGNEVTVAGYLDGERVSYDVTLGERSQLTEGGTVGFFSVGGISGIQVSDAGLELYPVEEYLAILGGDAQGSYGHITESFLGKVAFVLFLPIVSVVGLLPYNFAGFAGGIENFYQAQGLLAGLGDWTVFALANALFWTGWINVQLGFFNCIPAFPLDGGHILRTSTESVLSRLPLEATRGMVRVVTTLVGITMLVSFLFMLFGPQLLAG, translated from the coding sequence ATGCAGCCTTCCACGGTCGTCGCGTTCCTCCCCATCTCGGACACTCTCACGTGGATTCTCGCCGGGATCGCCGCCTACTGGCTCGCCGTCATCGCCCTCCGCCAGCGCGGTCTCCTCCCCAACTACGTCAAGACCCAGGGGCCGATCCTGACGATCCACACGAAACGCGGGCGCGCCTTCCTCGACTGGCTCGCCGGGCCAAAGCGGCTCTGGCGCGCCTGGGCGAATTTCGGCGTCGGCATCGCCATCGTCGTCATGGGCGCGATGTTCGTCTTCTTGCTCACCGCCGCGTTCGCCGCCGCGAACTCCCCCCAGCCCTCGAGCGTCCAGCAACCCTCGAACGTCCTCGTGATCCCGGGCGTCAACGAGTTCCTGCCGCTGTCGGCTACTCCGGGCATCGTCATCGGCCTCCTGGTCGGCCTGGTCGTCCACGAGGGCGGCCACGGCCTGCTCTGTCGCGTCGAGGACATCGACATCGACTCGATGGGCGTCGCCATGCTCGCCGTCCTGCCGATCGGCGCGTTCGTCGAACCCGACCAGGAGAGCAGTCGAGCGGCCTCCCGCGGGGCGCAAACGCGAATGTTCGCCGCGGGCGTCACGTTCAACTTCGCGGTGACGATCCTCGCGTTCGCCCTGCTCTTCGGCCCCGTCGTCGGATCGATCGGCACCGCCCCGGGCGCTGCCGTCGGCGGCGTCGCCCCCGGTTCGCCCGCCGAAGCCGCGGGCATCCAGCCCAACGACCGCATCACCGCCGTCGAGGGACAACCGGTCGAGTCCAACGACGACCTCTCGGAGACGCTCGAGGCCGCGGGGAGCGGCACCGTCACCGTCGAACTCAACGGCGACCGGACCGAGGAGATGGACCAGTCCCTGCCGGTGACCGCCGCGCTCGAGGACTCGCCGATCGACATCGAACCCGGGGACCTCATCCTGGCCGTCGACGGCGAGCCGGTCGTCACCGAGGCTGGATTCCTCGAGGCCGTTGGCGACAGCGAGGTCGTCGACCTGACGATCCAGCGCGACGGCGAGGAACGGACGCTCGAGGCCGTCCCCATCGGGAGCGTCGTCCAGGTCGCCGACGACGGGCCGCTCACCGAGGCGGGGGCACCCGCCGGCGAGCGATTCGTCATCACCGAGTTCGATGGCGAGCGTACGCAGTCGTACGCCGACCTCGAGTCCCTGCTCGGCGACACCGATCCCGGCAACGAGGTGACCGTCGCGGGCTACCTCGACGGCGAGCGCGTCAGCTACGACGTCACCCTCGGCGAGCGCAGCCAACTCACCGAGGGCGGGACCGTCGGCTTCTTCAGCGTCGGCGGCATCTCGGGCATCCAGGTGAGCGACGCCGGCCTCGAGCTGTACCCGGTCGAGGAGTACCTGGCGATTCTCGGCGGCGACGCTCAGGGCAGTTACGGCCACATCACCGAGAGCTTCCTCGGAAAGGTCGCGTTCGTGCTCTTCTTGCCGATCGTCTCCGTCGTCGGCCTCCTGCCGTACAACTTCGCCGGCTTCGCCGGCGGCATCGAGAACTTCTACCAGGCCCAGGGGCTGCTCGCCGGGCTGGGCGACTGGACCGTGTTCGCCCTCGCTAACGCGCTGTTCTGGACCGGCTGGATCAACGTCCAGCTCGGCTTCTTCAACTGCATTCCGGCGTTCCCGCTCGACGGCGGCCACATCCTCCGGACGAGCACGGAGTCGGTCCTCTCGCGACTTCCGCTCGAGGCGACCCGCGGGATGGTCCGGGTCGTGACGACGCTCGTCGGCATCACGATGCTCGTGAGCTTCCTGTTCATGCTGTTCGGGCCGCAGCTGTTGGCAGGGTGA
- a CDS encoding nitrite/sulfite reductase: MNAVEEWKQEKHPLDVIEDVRRYAEEGLSFDEIEERAGGGEWERLKWAGMYSHGVQDGYFMMRTKVPGGYLTPDQAEVIGEVVEEYATAPEEYGGENQNDLWGDAYLDITTRQDVQKHWVEVEDVPAIWERYDEVGLTTIQGCGDGARNVLGCPAAGLDDHECFDAQPVVDAVSEYFTGNREYANLPRKFKMTITGCTHDCAQSQINDLGLVPARKERDGQAYYGFHVRVGGGLSDGPRMASNLDVFVPPEDAVEFCRAVAQTFKELGDRNNRGVCRMRYLVEQLGPETFEAAIRDRCTVDLPTRGVDLTEGYAGDHVGVHDQKQEGLTYVGFNVIAGRMGGDEFAEAARAARTYGTEDASIRLATDQNFLITHVPSENVEDLLAEPFAQDYQPNPGPFSRGAVGCTGSEFCNYGIIETKKRVRRWARELDERIDTPEDLEVVRMHMSGCSASCAQPQIADIGFRGETVQVDTDGESAEPRSADDSSGQNPRDADDIVEGMDFGLGGSLGSDNEFLDWVENAVPADAVIPALERLFEAYAEGRADGERFYEWCRRVDNGQLRSIMKRADAPVTEGVAVDD, from the coding sequence ATGAACGCGGTCGAGGAGTGGAAACAGGAGAAACACCCGTTAGACGTGATCGAGGACGTCAGGCGGTACGCCGAAGAGGGGCTATCCTTCGACGAGATCGAAGAACGCGCTGGCGGCGGCGAGTGGGAACGGCTCAAGTGGGCCGGCATGTACAGCCACGGCGTCCAGGACGGTTACTTCATGATGCGGACGAAGGTTCCCGGCGGCTACCTTACGCCCGATCAGGCCGAGGTGATCGGCGAGGTCGTCGAGGAGTACGCCACCGCGCCCGAGGAGTACGGGGGCGAGAACCAGAACGACCTCTGGGGTGACGCCTACCTCGACATCACGACTCGCCAGGATGTCCAGAAGCACTGGGTGGAGGTCGAAGATGTCCCCGCCATCTGGGAGCGCTACGACGAGGTCGGGCTGACGACGATCCAGGGGTGCGGTGACGGCGCGCGGAACGTACTCGGCTGTCCCGCCGCGGGGCTCGACGATCACGAGTGCTTCGACGCCCAGCCGGTCGTCGACGCCGTCTCCGAGTACTTCACCGGCAACCGCGAGTACGCGAACCTCCCCCGCAAGTTCAAGATGACGATTACGGGGTGTACACACGACTGCGCCCAGTCCCAGATCAACGACCTCGGACTGGTTCCCGCACGCAAGGAACGCGACGGACAGGCGTACTACGGCTTCCACGTCCGCGTCGGCGGCGGCCTCTCGGACGGTCCGCGGATGGCCTCGAACCTCGACGTGTTCGTCCCGCCGGAAGACGCCGTCGAGTTCTGCCGGGCGGTCGCCCAGACGTTCAAGGAACTCGGCGACCGAAACAACCGCGGCGTCTGCCGGATGCGCTACCTCGTCGAGCAACTCGGCCCCGAGACGTTCGAGGCGGCGATCCGCGACCGCTGCACCGTCGACTTGCCTACCAGGGGCGTCGACCTCACCGAGGGGTATGCCGGCGACCACGTCGGCGTCCACGACCAGAAACAGGAAGGCCTGACCTACGTCGGCTTCAACGTAATCGCAGGACGAATGGGCGGTGACGAGTTCGCCGAGGCGGCCCGCGCGGCCAGGACCTACGGCACCGAGGATGCCTCGATCCGGCTGGCGACCGACCAGAACTTCCTCATCACCCACGTTCCGTCGGAGAACGTCGAGGACCTGCTCGCGGAGCCGTTCGCCCAGGACTACCAGCCCAACCCCGGCCCGTTCTCGCGCGGCGCCGTCGGCTGCACCGGTTCGGAGTTCTGCAACTACGGCATCATCGAGACGAAAAAGCGCGTCAGGCGCTGGGCCCGCGAACTCGACGAGCGCATCGACACGCCCGAGGACCTCGAGGTCGTCCGGATGCACATGTCGGGCTGTTCCGCGTCGTGCGCCCAGCCTCAGATCGCGGACATCGGTTTCCGCGGCGAGACCGTCCAGGTCGATACCGACGGTGAGAGCGCGGAGCCTCGCTCCGCGGACGATTCGAGCGGGCAAAACCCGCGAGACGCTGACGACATCGTCGAGGGCATGGACTTCGGCCTCGGCGGCTCGCTCGGGTCCGACAACGAGTTCCTCGACTGGGTCGAGAACGCGGTCCCCGCCGACGCCGTCATCCCCGCCCTCGAGCGGCTGTTCGAGGCCTATGCCGAGGGCCGGGCCGACGGCGAGCGGTTCTACGAGTGGTGTCGCCGGGTCGACAACGGACAGCTGCGCTCGATCATGAAGCGGGCCGACGCGCCCGTCACCGAGGGGGTAGCCGTCGATGACTGA
- the upp gene encoding uracil phosphoribosyltransferase, whose product MPIEDRGDAYLVTHALAKDTLSRLRDVETEQVSFRKGLVKLGRICGYEIIDGRMETEYVEIETPLEATMGERVKGLDDVVIINVLRAATPFVEGLLKAFPRARQGVISASRDEEAGRDENGTFPITIDYVKLPEITEDDTVIVADPMLATGSTMNAVLEHVVANSTDPEHLIVLSAVSAPEGLLRVSEAVPEADLLTVAIDDHLDENGFIVPGLGDAGDRAFRTT is encoded by the coding sequence ATGCCGATCGAAGACCGCGGTGACGCCTACCTCGTCACCCACGCGCTGGCGAAGGACACGCTCTCGCGCCTGCGGGACGTCGAAACCGAACAGGTGAGCTTCCGGAAGGGACTCGTGAAACTCGGGCGGATCTGTGGCTACGAGATCATCGACGGACGCATGGAAACCGAGTACGTCGAGATCGAGACGCCACTCGAGGCAACCATGGGCGAGCGGGTCAAGGGCCTCGACGACGTGGTCATCATCAACGTCCTCCGGGCCGCGACGCCCTTCGTCGAAGGATTGCTCAAGGCCTTCCCGCGCGCCCGCCAGGGCGTCATCAGTGCCAGTCGCGACGAGGAGGCCGGGCGCGACGAGAACGGCACCTTCCCCATTACGATCGACTACGTCAAGCTCCCCGAGATCACCGAGGACGACACCGTGATCGTCGCGGATCCGATGCTCGCGACCGGCAGCACGATGAACGCCGTCCTCGAGCACGTGGTCGCGAACTCGACCGATCCGGAGCATCTGATCGTCCTCTCAGCAGTTTCGGCGCCCGAGGGGCTCCTCCGCGTGAGTGAGGCCGTTCCCGAGGCCGACCTCCTGACGGTGGCTATCGACGACCACCTCGACGAGAACGGCTTCATCGTCCCCGGCCTGGGCGACGCGGGCGATCGGGCGTTCCGGACGACCTGA